The Balneolaceae bacterium DNA window GAAAATGCACTCGTCCCGATCTATCTCTATCATCGATATCAGATAGAAGCCGTTTCGAAACTGATTGGGGGTGTGAACTACGCATACAATCTTCGTGGGGATGATCAAACCAATCCTGAAATAGTAGATGCCCAACTTCAGCGAAATGCCGTTCAGTCGCTCATTCAAACCCTTCAGCCCAATGAATTAGCCCTGCCCGAAGAGATTCTGGATCTGATCCCGCCACAACCGGTGCAGACTCCATCATCCAGGGAACATTTCAGGGGATATACCAATCCCATGCTCGATCCGGTAGCGATGGCGGAAGTTGCGGCAGATCAAACAGCCAATATGATTTTTAACGCGGAACGAGCAGCCCGGCTCACAACACAATCAGCAAGGAATCCTGTATTTCCCGATTTGATGGAAGTAACGGAAGAGGTATTGAATGCCACAATTTTAGGAGACATGAGTGAAGGATATAAGGGAGCCATTCAGCGAGGTGTGAATATAGCCGTTTTTCGAAATTTGGTTGAACTCGCCTCCAACGAAAATGCCTCACCGGATGTAAAAGCGATTACCAAATCTGTTCTCGAAGATCTGCAGCTTAATTTAACCGAGCGTATATTAGGACTTGACAACACGGTTTGGAACGCTCATTATAACTATATTCTCGGGTTGATCGAACAGTACAACAAAGAACCCGAATCATTTTCAACACCTCCGGCTCCATACACTCCTCCGGGTTCGCCGATTGGAAGTGGGTATCTATTTGAATATGGATGCGGAACCTTATCCATCGAACATTAAACAAAGCTATAATCATGTCTAATCAATTGTCTACAAAGCTTTTATTTATCATTGTTTTAACTATCGGGATTCTTTTAGTTGGCTGTCAGGGAGATTCCGATTCTGAAATGTCAGATTCTTCGGCAGAAGCAGAAACTGTTCTGAGTTCTGTAATGAGCGACACCCTGAACGCCATTTCCGAACCATTGGTCGATCATATGTACACAGCCGATCCGTCAGCCCACGTGTTTGATGGTACGCTCTACATCTATCCATCGCACGATTATGAATCCGGAATTCCGCAGGATGACCTCGGCAGCCATTTCGATATGAAAGATTACCACGTGTTTTCGATGGAAACTGTGGGTGGAGAAGTAACCGATCACGGAATGGCTTTGCACGTAGATGATGTCCCCTGGGCAGATCGGCAGATGTGGGCTCCCGATGCCAACAGGAAAGGTGATACATACTACTTTTATTTTCCGGCAAAGGATGAGAATGGAGTATTCTTCATAGGTGCGGCCACGGCCGACTCACCCACCGGACCTTTTGATCCGCAGCCTGAACCGATTGAAGGTAGCTACAGTATGGACCCGGCTGTGTATAAAGACACGGATGGTGAGTATTACATGTATTTTGGCGGAATCTGGGGCGGTCAGCTCCAGCGGTGGGAAACCGGTGAGTATGTGGAAGAAGATGTTTATCCTGCAGATGACGAACCCGCGATTATGCCAAAAATTGCACGCATGAGTGATGATATGCTGAGCTTTGATGAAGAACCCAAAGATGTGATGCTTTTGGATCAAAATGGAGATCCAATCACAGCCGGAGATAACGACCGACGATTTTTCGAAGCCGCCTGGGTTCACAAATATAACGACACGTACTACTTCTCATACTCCACAGGCGATACTCACAAAATAGTCTATGCAACCGGTGATAATCCCTACGGACCGTTTACATACCAGGGAGTAATTCTGGA harbors:
- a CDS encoding glycoside hydrolase family 43 protein produces the protein MSNQLSTKLLFIIVLTIGILLVGCQGDSDSEMSDSSAEAETVLSSVMSDTLNAISEPLVDHMYTADPSAHVFDGTLYIYPSHDYESGIPQDDLGSHFDMKDYHVFSMETVGGEVTDHGMALHVDDVPWADRQMWAPDANRKGDTYYFYFPAKDENGVFFIGAATADSPTGPFDPQPEPIEGSYSMDPAVYKDTDGEYYMYFGGIWGGQLQRWETGEYVEEDVYPADDEPAIMPKIARMSDDMLSFDEEPKDVMLLDQNGDPITAGDNDRRFFEAAWVHKYNDTYYFSYSTGDTHKIVYATGDNPYGPFTYQGVILEPVIGWTNHHSIAEFEGKWYLFYHDTELSGGQTHLRNIKMAEMTHNPDGSIETIDPYPDME